Proteins co-encoded in one Holophagales bacterium genomic window:
- a CDS encoding DUF2169 domain-containing protein — translation MAGDTTALLAHPQGIAVTAKRTYRLVAAGRCVLADEQEPIVPELVADDGLLVADTDLLSFKPGTDVVVTAMAHAPGGRTVTEMSAGVTAAGRAVTLRVVGKRRVVRRSGSWGFSDPEPFTKAPLGWREAYGGIDAVARERLDAAVLAPLQKYTTYDLKFATAAAYPRNPVGKGYVLEDRPDVEGLDLPTVEDPEDLLSPGRLFVGHPDSWSRQPLPVGLSWVNYGWFPRSAFMGLPQVKLPPGESPASARLKEVERGWAPADVLVGRPFEARYHVKAGNGATPPLVFPTHLTGREEISLTNLDPRDAQLTFQLPGEKPHIAIRPLGEGEREAPAKLMSVLVDVPNRCVSLVWAGVVLPKLPHAPAHGPKVGFRVDW, via the coding sequence ATGGCCGGCGACACCACCGCCCTCCTCGCCCACCCACAGGGGATCGCCGTCACCGCGAAGCGGACCTATCGCCTCGTCGCGGCGGGGCGATGCGTCCTCGCGGACGAGCAGGAGCCGATCGTGCCGGAGCTCGTCGCCGACGACGGGCTCCTCGTGGCCGACACCGACCTACTCTCGTTCAAGCCGGGGACCGACGTCGTCGTCACCGCGATGGCCCACGCGCCGGGCGGTCGGACGGTGACGGAGATGAGCGCTGGGGTCACGGCCGCGGGCCGTGCGGTCACCCTTCGCGTCGTCGGAAAGCGCAGGGTCGTCAGGCGAAGCGGCTCCTGGGGATTCTCCGACCCCGAGCCGTTCACGAAGGCCCCGCTCGGATGGCGCGAGGCGTACGGTGGCATCGACGCCGTCGCGCGCGAGCGGCTCGACGCGGCGGTCCTCGCGCCGCTCCAGAAGTACACGACGTACGACCTCAAGTTCGCCACGGCGGCGGCCTACCCGAGGAACCCCGTGGGGAAGGGATACGTCCTCGAGGACAGGCCCGACGTCGAGGGGCTCGACCTTCCCACCGTCGAGGACCCCGAAGACCTGCTCTCGCCGGGGCGCCTCTTCGTGGGCCACCCGGACTCGTGGTCGCGACAGCCGCTACCGGTCGGCCTGTCCTGGGTGAACTACGGCTGGTTCCCGCGGTCGGCGTTCATGGGGCTGCCGCAGGTGAAGCTCCCGCCGGGAGAGTCGCCGGCAAGCGCGCGGCTGAAGGAAGTCGAGCGCGGCTGGGCCCCGGCCGACGTCCTGGTCGGACGCCCCTTCGAGGCCAGGTACCACGTGAAGGCAGGAAACGGCGCAACGCCCCCGCTGGTCTTTCCGACGCACCTCACGGGACGGGAAGAGATCTCGCTGACGAACCTCGATCCGAGAGACGCGCAGTTGACCTTCCAGCTCCCGGGCGAGAAGCCGCACATCGCGATTCGCCCGCTCGGGGAGGGTGAGCGTGAAGCGCCCGCGAAGCTGATGTCGGTTCTCGTCGACGTCCCGAATCGATGCGTCTCGCTCGTCTGGGCCGGCGTCGTCCTGCCGAAGCTCCCGCACGCGCCGGCACACGGACCGAAGGTGGGGTTCCGGGTCGACTGGTGA